From the Anopheles merus strain MAF unplaced genomic scaffold, AmerM5.1 LNR4000087, whole genome shotgun sequence genome, the window AAGCAAATTTATAAACTTATTCAAgtacatttaattttattatcatcTCACTCACCATCTAATGAATTGCATCTAGAACGTGGCAAATACTGAAGAATACCCTGTCATGGAGACTGCAAAtagattaatatttaaaaataggaTTTTTTTAAGATTGTTCAGGCACTTCATACCATTTGATGTGGAAACATTTGTTGTTGGATCTTGTTGAACCTTAAACGACATCGGTCTAGCCAAAGTAGTGTCGACATTTTTGCCCATCAAGCTAAATGCAATGACGTCGGTTGTGGCCAGCCGTCGTTTCACAGATTCCACGACTTGTTCACAGGAAGTGCCAGGAGCAATGTTAGCTAAATGAAGCCACATTTTGGGTACAAAGCGGTTTTGAACGGTTGGAAGGTTTGGAGAATCGTTATCCGTGCCATAAATAGCAATTGGCTGGCGAGAAGTGATGTTATTTGTGATGTTAATATTGTTGTGCTCAGCAAGTGACGGTACGGCTATGTTATTGttgatattgttattattgatgtttgttgttcttttggcGACTAGCGAGATAGCAGGTGAAGTGTTTGTAGCACTGACCAACTCGGAGAATAATCTCTTCGCTGGTAAAACTCTGCGCAATTTGGCAGGAGGGTGACTGCTCAGTGGTGTTCTCTTCTGCGATTCATTAAGCTGCGATAGACCAGTACGAATTTCTTTTGCTAGAGGTTCAAGTGCAGATTTGAGACTATTGGCGACGGCATCCATTGTTGTTTGTATGCTCGACTGGGCCAAAGCTTGTTTGATGTATTTAGTGCGAGGATTAATAATCACATTGTTGCACGCCAGGCAGCACCAGTGGAGTTGTTGGTATTCGTTGATTAGCTTCAGTGCATTCTCAGGAATGCGCGAACAGCGGATGTGGAACG encodes:
- the LOC121601410 gene encoding uncharacterized protein LOC121601410, giving the protein MEHTCNSCTTEITEDLISCYICNSPFHIRCSRIPENALKLINEYQQLHWCCLACNNVIINPRTKYIKQALAQSSIQTTMDAVANSLKSALEPLAKEIRTGLSQLNESQKRTPLSSHPPAKLRRVLPAKRLFSELVSATNTSPAISLVAKRTTNINNNNINNNIAVPSLAEHNNINITNNITSRQPIAIYGTDNDSPNLPTVQNRFVPKMWLHLANIAPGTSCEQVVESVKRRLATTDVIAFSLMGKNVDTTLARPMSFKVRIPAHLRETALSSSVWPSNLRVREFILRDNHPASSHTLACLTPMNAHETPLQSNNAVPIDNIPKPAEQTINEKPNSSSPSNVQPIVRDMEHSPIPADRTAQNNDVHHEHSS